In the genome of Monodelphis domestica isolate mMonDom1 chromosome 2, mMonDom1.pri, whole genome shotgun sequence, one region contains:
- the EEF1A1 gene encoding elongation factor 1-alpha 1: protein MGKEKTHINIVVIGHVDSGKSTTTGHLIYKCGGIDKRTIEKFEKEAAEMGKGSFKYAWVLDKLKAERERGITIDISLWKFETSKYYVTIIDAPGHRDFIKNMITGTSQADCAVLIVAAGVGEFEAGISKNGQTREHALLAYTLGVKQLIVGVNKMDSTEPPYSQKRYEEIVKEVSTYIKKIGYNPDTVAFVPISGWNGDNMLEPSSNMPWFKGWKVTRKDGNANGTTLLEALDCILPPTRPTDKPLRLPLQDVYKIGGIGTVPVGRVETGVLKPGMVVTFAPVNVTTEVKSVEMHHEALSEALPGDNVGFNVKNVSVKDVRRGNVAGDSKNDPPMEAAGFTAQVIILNHPGQISAGYAPVLDCHTAHIACKFAELKEKIDRRSGKKLEDGPKFLKSGDAAIVDMVPGKPMCVESFSDYPPLGRFAVRDMRQTVAVGVIKAVDKKAAGAGKVTKSAQKAQKAK, encoded by the exons ATGGGCAAGGAAAAGACTCATATTAACATCGTCGTCATTGGACACGTAGACTCTGGCAAGTCCACTACTACTGGCCATCTCATTTACAAATGTGGTGGAATTGATAAGAGGACCATTGAGAAGTTTGAGAAGGAGGCTGCTGAG atgggaaagggCTCCTTCAAATATGCTTGGGTCTTGGATAAGCTGAAGGCTGAACGTGAGCGTGGTATCACTATTGATATCTCCCTGTGGAAATTTGAGACCAGCAAGTATTATGTGACCATTATTGATGCTCCGGGACACAGAGACTTTATCAAGAACATGATTACCGGCACATCTCAG GCTGACTGTGCTGTCCTGATTGTTGCTGCTGGTGTTGGTGAATTTGAAGCTGGCATCTCAAAGAATGGGCAGACCCGTGAGCATGCCCTTCTGGCCTACACACTAGGTGTGAAACAACTGATTGTTGGCGTCAACAAAATGGATTCCACCGAGCCCCCCTACAGCCAGAAGAGATATGAGGAAATTGTTAAGGAAGTCAGTACCTACATTAAGAAAATTGGCTACAACCCTGACACAGTAGCTTTTGTGCCAATTTCAGGTTGGAATGGTGACAACATGCTGGAGCCAAGCTCCAAT ATGCCTTGGTTCAAGGGATGGAAAGTCACCCGTAAGGATGGCAATGCTAATGGAACAACACTGCTTGAAGCTTTGGATTGCATCCTGCCACCAACTCGTCCAACTGACAAGCCCCTTCGTTTACCCCTCCAAGATGTCTACAAGATTGGTG GTATTGGTACAGTACCTGTTGGCCGTGTGGAAACTGGTGTTCTAAAACCAGGAATGGTGGTCACCTTTGCTCCAGTCAATGTTACAACTGAAGTAAAATCTGTTGAAATGCACCATGAAGCTTTGAGTGAGGCTCTGCCTGGGGATAATGTTGGTTTCAATGTCAAGAACGTGTCTGTCAAAGATGTCCGCCGTGGTAATGTTGCTGGTGATAGCAAGAATGACCCACCCATGGAAGCAGCTGGCTTCACTGCACAG GTCATTATCCTGAACCATCCAGGCCAAATCAGTGCTGGCTATGCACCTGTTCTGGATTGTCACACTGCTCACATTGCCTGCAAATTTGCTGAACTGAAGGAGAAGATTGATCGTCGTTCTGGCAAGAAGCTGGAAGATGGCCCTAAATTCCTGAAATCTGGTGATGCTGCCATCGTTGACATGGTTCCAGGAAAACCCATGTGTGTGGAGAGCTTCTCTGATTATCCTCCTCTGG GTCGTTTTGCTGTTCGTGATATGAGGCAGACCGTTGCAGTTGGTGTCATCAAGGCAGTTGACAAGAAGGCTGCTGGAGCTGGCAAGGTCACAAAATCTGCCCAGAAGGCCCAGAAGGCTAAATGA